TCGTATAATCCGTTGCCACTACCGCTACCTTTTGATTTTTAGTTGCTCTAACTGCTGCTAATGCACCAGCTTGCACGATACCAACAAGTGACACTGCAACTTCTTTTTGCAGGATGTCCAGTGCAGCAACAGTTGCCGTATTACAGGCAAAAATAATTACTTTAGCATTTTTTCTTATTAAAAAATCGACACTTTGCCTAGTCAAGGCCACAATTTCCGCCTGTGTCTTATCACCATATGGCACGTGACCATTATCCCCAATAAAAATTGTTGATTCATTAGGCATTTGTTTAATTACCTGTTTAACCACTGTTAAGCCGCCAACACCAGAATCTAGTAAGCCAATTGGCCGATTATCTGTCATATAAATTTTCCCCCAAATTTTTTCTACTTTAATCAATTTTACGGTAAAATATAAGAGAATAAAAGGAATGGATATTTATGCAAAATAACAATCAATCAAACGAACATGTTTACTTTATCAATCAATTATATCGTGACTTTATCTTACCCACTATTTTAGGTGAAGACACTGCAGAAATTCTTTATTGGGCTGGCAAGAAAGTGGCACGTAAATATGACCTAGCCTCATTTGAAGACGTTCAGAGCTTTTTTGCTACAGCTGAATTTGGTACCCTTAATAAAACTAAAGAACGTCGTTCATCGATAACTTTCACGCTTTCTGGTCAAAGTGTTAGTGACCGCATAACTAGCGACAATCAAGAATTTACACTAGAAGCTGGTATCTTGGCTGAAGCAATTCAAAAAGAAACTGGCCGCACTACCGAATGTGAATTAACCATTGATGACAAAAAGCATCAAGTACAACTAATTGCTAGTTTTGATTAATTTAATAAGTTAATTAGTTGAATTTTTTCTCCCTCTTGCCATATTATTAAAGTAAGTTGAGGAGGCAAATCAAATGCTAAAAGAATTTAAAGAGTTTATCAAACGCGGTAATGTCATGGATTTAGCCGTCGGGGTAATTATTGGTGGTGCCTTTACCGACATTGTTAATTCATTGGTAAAAAATCTAATTAATCCATTGCTTGGATTATTTGTCGGCAAAATCGATCTTTCTAATCTAACTCTCAAGATCGGAGCAGCAACTTTTAAATACGGTGAGTTCATTAACACCATAATCAACTTTTTGATCATTGCTTTTATCGTTTTCTTACTAGTTAAAGCAATGAA
This DNA window, taken from Lactobacillus sp. ESL0684, encodes the following:
- a CDS encoding YslB family protein, with translation MQNNNQSNEHVYFINQLYRDFILPTILGEDTAEILYWAGKKVARKYDLASFEDVQSFFATAEFGTLNKTKERRSSITFTLSGQSVSDRITSDNQEFTLEAGILAEAIQKETGRTTECELTIDDKKHQVQLIASFD
- the mscL gene encoding large-conductance mechanosensitive channel protein MscL, whose amino-acid sequence is MLKEFKEFIKRGNVMDLAVGVIIGGAFTDIVNSLVKNLINPLLGLFVGKIDLSNLTLKIGAATFKYGEFINTIINFLIIAFIVFLLVKAMNKITNSEKEQSEQKPPEPTAEDYLKQIRDLLQEKHN